A window of Akkermansia muciniphila contains these coding sequences:
- the floA gene encoding flotillin-like protein FloA (flotillin-like protein involved in membrane lipid rafts), with product MNNLLSATISNTTAWGTILVVVLVIFLVIFFAIIAKFFKTWLRARLAKAPVSMSNMLGMWLRKVPYPLVVDTRITAAKAGLDISTDELEAHFLAGGDIVDCVLALIAAEKAGIPLSYDRACAIDLAVKGTSKTVLEAVRTSINPRVIDCPNPSSGQTRLTAVARDGIAVAVRARVTVRTNLDLFVGGATEETVVARVGEGIVSAVGSAPSYKDVLEKPEVISRTVSDKGVDAATAFEVLSIDIADVDVAGNVGARLQAEQAEADKQIAQAKAEVRRAAAVATEQEMAAKTQEMRAKVVEAEAQIPMAMAEAFRNGNLGVLDYARYQNVVADTRMRDSIAKPDTSPSSIK from the coding sequence ATGAACAACTTGCTGTCAGCAACCATTTCCAACACCACTGCCTGGGGGACTATCCTGGTAGTCGTCCTCGTCATCTTTCTGGTCATCTTCTTCGCCATCATCGCTAAATTCTTCAAGACATGGCTGCGTGCGCGGCTGGCAAAAGCCCCCGTCTCCATGAGCAACATGCTGGGGATGTGGCTCCGGAAAGTGCCCTACCCCCTGGTGGTGGACACCCGCATTACGGCAGCCAAGGCCGGACTGGACATCAGCACGGATGAACTGGAAGCCCACTTCCTGGCCGGCGGTGACATCGTGGACTGCGTGCTGGCCCTGATTGCCGCGGAAAAAGCCGGAATCCCGCTGAGTTATGACCGCGCCTGCGCCATTGACCTGGCCGTGAAAGGCACGTCCAAAACCGTGCTGGAGGCCGTGAGAACCTCCATCAATCCCCGCGTCATCGACTGCCCGAACCCCAGCTCCGGCCAGACGCGCCTGACGGCTGTGGCCCGTGACGGCATTGCCGTGGCGGTACGCGCCCGCGTAACGGTGCGCACCAACCTTGACCTCTTCGTGGGGGGCGCCACGGAAGAAACGGTGGTCGCCCGCGTAGGGGAAGGCATCGTTTCCGCGGTAGGTTCAGCCCCCTCCTACAAGGACGTTCTGGAAAAGCCGGAAGTGATTTCCCGCACCGTGAGCGACAAGGGCGTGGACGCCGCCACCGCGTTTGAAGTGCTCTCCATTGACATTGCAGACGTGGATGTAGCGGGCAACGTGGGCGCACGCCTCCAGGCAGAGCAGGCGGAAGCGGACAAGCAGATTGCCCAGGCCAAGGCGGAAGTGCGCCGCGCCGCCGCCGTGGCCACGGAACAGGAAATGGCCGCCAAGACGCAGGAGATGCGCGCCAAGGTGGTGGAAGCGGAAGCTCAAATCCCCATGGCCATGGCGGAAGCCTTCCGCAACGGCAACCTGGGCGTGCTGGACTATGCCCGTTACCAGAATGTAGTGGCTGACACCCGGATGAGGGACTCCATCGCCAAGCCGGATACCTCCCCCTCCTCCATTAAATAA
- the queA gene encoding tRNA preQ1(34) S-adenosylmethionine ribosyltransferase-isomerase QueA, whose amino-acid sequence MHLAVRTIDFDYPLPEELIADRPLPDRAASRMMVIHRDTGLIEHRHFSDLPEYVREGDHFILNDTRVVPARYFSNDGSIEIVRAEVLNPLLWKCMVRPGRKMKPGRTVAVGEAVGTVEGIDEEGYRLIRFDREVDEEKYGRLALPHYMNRESDPSDKERYQTVYARHEGAIAAPTAGLHFTPELLASVPHDFLTLHVGVGTFRPVKADRIEDHQMHTEHFFLPEATARAINEAGRVFAVGTTSVRVLEHVAAAEGLPLRECAGATNIFIYPPYKYKVVDALITNFHLPQSTLLMLVSAFAGKELVMKAYLEAIRERYRFFSYGDCMLIL is encoded by the coding sequence ATGCACTTGGCCGTGCGCACCATTGATTTTGATTATCCGCTGCCGGAGGAATTAATTGCGGACCGGCCCCTTCCGGACCGCGCCGCTTCCCGGATGATGGTCATCCACCGGGACACGGGCCTGATTGAGCACAGGCATTTCAGTGATTTGCCGGAGTATGTGCGGGAAGGGGATCATTTTATCCTGAATGATACCCGGGTGGTTCCGGCGCGGTATTTTTCCAATGACGGGTCTATTGAAATAGTGCGTGCGGAGGTGCTTAACCCCCTGCTGTGGAAATGCATGGTGCGTCCGGGGCGCAAGATGAAGCCGGGGCGCACGGTCGCCGTGGGAGAAGCTGTGGGCACCGTGGAAGGCATTGATGAGGAAGGCTACCGCCTCATCCGCTTTGACCGGGAGGTGGATGAGGAGAAGTATGGCCGCCTGGCGCTTCCCCATTACATGAACCGCGAAAGCGACCCGTCCGACAAGGAGCGCTACCAGACCGTTTACGCCAGGCATGAGGGGGCCATTGCCGCTCCCACGGCAGGGCTGCATTTTACGCCGGAACTGCTGGCGTCCGTTCCCCATGATTTTCTGACGCTTCACGTGGGCGTGGGGACGTTCCGCCCAGTCAAGGCGGACAGGATTGAAGACCACCAGATGCACACGGAGCATTTTTTCCTGCCTGAAGCTACTGCCCGGGCGATCAATGAAGCCGGGAGGGTATTTGCCGTGGGCACTACCAGCGTGCGCGTGCTGGAACACGTGGCTGCCGCGGAGGGTTTGCCCTTGAGGGAGTGTGCCGGGGCAACGAACATTTTTATTTATCCCCCCTACAAGTACAAGGTGGTGGATGCCCTGATCACGAATTTCCACCTGCCGCAGAGTACGCTGCTGATGCTGGTTAGCGCCTTTGCCGGGAAGGAGCTGGTCATGAAGGCTTACCTGGAAGCCATCCGGGAACGTTACAGATTCTTTTCCTACGGGGACTGCATGCTGATTCTGTAG
- a CDS encoding class I SAM-dependent methyltransferase: MKQNKYDDNAFFRKYSQMDRSVKGLEGAGEWKTLERLLPDFRDKDVLDLGCGFGWHCRYAAEHGAASVLGVDISSKMIAKARSMGNEGIIEYRCMPMEDIQLPEASFDIVISSLAFHYTPDFNGVCRNVFRWLKPGGVFIFSVEHPVFTAQGTQDWQHDESGKIMHWPVDRYFMEGPRQAVFLGEEVTKYHRTLTSYLGALAANEFEVTALEEPQPPRELLESVPGMQDELRRPMMLIISARKK; this comes from the coding sequence ATGAAACAAAACAAGTACGACGATAACGCCTTTTTCCGGAAATACAGCCAGATGGACCGCTCCGTGAAGGGGCTGGAAGGAGCCGGAGAATGGAAGACGCTGGAACGGCTCCTGCCGGATTTCCGTGACAAGGACGTACTGGACCTGGGATGCGGCTTCGGCTGGCACTGCCGGTATGCGGCGGAACACGGGGCAGCCTCTGTCCTGGGCGTGGATATTTCTTCAAAGATGATCGCCAAAGCCCGTTCCATGGGAAATGAAGGCATCATTGAATACCGCTGCATGCCCATGGAAGACATCCAGCTGCCCGAGGCTTCCTTCGACATTGTGATCAGTTCCCTGGCCTTCCATTACACGCCGGATTTCAACGGAGTCTGCCGGAACGTTTTCCGCTGGCTCAAGCCGGGGGGCGTCTTTATCTTCTCCGTGGAGCATCCCGTTTTCACCGCCCAGGGCACCCAGGACTGGCAACATGATGAATCAGGAAAAATCATGCACTGGCCCGTGGACCGCTATTTCATGGAAGGGCCGCGGCAGGCTGTCTTCCTGGGAGAAGAAGTGACCAAATACCACAGGACGCTCACTTCCTATCTCGGCGCGCTGGCCGCAAACGAATTCGAGGTAACGGCCCTGGAGGAGCCGCAGCCGCCGCGGGAGCTCCTGGAGTCCGTCCCCGGCATGCAGGATGAACTGCGCCGCCCCATGATGCTGATTATCTCCGCCCGCAAGAAGTAG
- a CDS encoding autotransporter domain-containing protein has protein sequence MKLTLFILSYLAGLSILAPMGWAATHEITTKNFHITLLGNGDGPADWMGTRDWSDAQIAAVTTTLNIWDDTFRNTASRKIEATISWGALEEGTLAASFSNYFEYDGENYNAATSTEIIWKEGEDVALDEGDMDFRLQFNPVYGFSTGNTTPQNSTDFISVLLHEIGHNVGFNSLNNAGAYGEYYTIWDSLITDAQGNHPGEAGFNYQSGVSYTIGSGGLTVYNPFIFNPGSSMSHVDALSDPDALMQYSIGTGIQRRNLSDQEKALLAEMGWVLKDDPTYYASVDGASITDQIDLDFFTSVLVNRNMTIDPGDGATIILPSLRGDKAEYNVTITAGKSLTVNLSNTAMDSICAGEVIGNDANFIKTGGKNLMLAGGFSTTGALDVQQGGLVLSGASNTIGELKINGGAFGVSQLAKEEVTAEVGKLTGTKGSINLLHSTLTLTGTDNTIYSGLQLVGTGTIALAEGKSLTFDGSNTIGDAIYIDGSRNGTVHITRGTLSFASQARMEIAALALDSGTSTLNAGATQNIVIHSITGDGILAAQGGKITLDTANPLTWNGALQGTGTLSKKGDGNLTLGGAGNAGFHLDSSSGAIILTAASSAYGAMTLNGGGISIFHASSTTRLNGQEGTLTLNDAALSISGTASLLAEKASITGTGVLQLNADSVLTVRNGNKLDTDISISGSGLLAVQGGTFTLSGDARFDGAAVAVGTDSAGAALDLGSTRNSVVGGLLGKGSVAFNNGVLGIHAEKSSVFSGSFQGNGTINKSGQAGWTYTGAGSNTLNLNITEGEVSLVRDSASPILLNSLTVGSSGTLTLSMASAGAAHNTTLLLNGASQFMNGSTVTLVINPLLAQNNTPFISTEDGATLTVQGDRNGTTLNIESNVAAPERTLELVLFEGDLVGADLNINAYGALGTYYSDLHAEERNGRIVLTGTRKADNALLATADTSNSAAGAVLLWNCDKIEDGTELGYLNRAVSDAWNDGDYSRANRLLSASAGTAIPGILAAQRSGLRREMTFLRNRAETMGLNPSNLPGDLPQVNGWIEANTGRDSLDGSNEGNGFTLSSWGGTAGLDVNCTENFTLGGAFSANYGDYSSDGADSASGNLDTYYVSLFGHYRHKKWGHSLILSGGWSDADITRSVRHDLGSYQTSFSTTGMSFGAMYELTYDLALNKRRTAILQPVANVSIMRSSVDGFNEAGAGGAGLRVDDMDITTGSVAAGMRLKGVLGTSLTGRDIMGEFRVLVSQDFGDDKAQANVAYLANPGLIQTIRGARLGRTGVQLGAGLNIPCADYGAVYVDGNADLRSGDTSIGAALGYRYNF, from the coding sequence ATGAAACTCACCCTATTTATCCTGTCATATCTGGCGGGCCTCTCTATCCTGGCCCCCATGGGCTGGGCGGCCACCCATGAAATCACTACCAAAAACTTCCACATCACGCTCCTCGGCAACGGGGACGGTCCAGCGGACTGGATGGGGACCCGTGACTGGAGTGACGCCCAGATAGCCGCCGTCACCACCACGCTCAATATCTGGGATGACACCTTCCGCAATACCGCTTCCCGGAAGATTGAAGCAACCATCTCCTGGGGCGCCCTTGAAGAAGGCACCCTGGCAGCTTCCTTCTCCAATTATTTTGAATACGACGGGGAAAACTACAATGCGGCCACTTCCACGGAAATCATCTGGAAGGAAGGGGAAGACGTCGCGCTGGACGAAGGGGATATGGATTTCAGGCTCCAATTCAATCCCGTTTACGGCTTCAGCACGGGCAATACCACGCCCCAGAACTCTACGGATTTCATCAGCGTCCTCCTGCATGAAATCGGACACAATGTCGGTTTCAACTCGTTAAACAACGCAGGAGCATACGGAGAATACTACACGATCTGGGATTCCCTGATCACGGATGCCCAAGGCAACCATCCGGGAGAGGCGGGCTTCAATTACCAGTCCGGAGTTTCCTACACCATCGGCTCCGGCGGCCTCACTGTCTACAATCCCTTTATTTTCAATCCCGGTTCCAGCATGTCCCACGTGGACGCTTTAAGCGACCCGGACGCGCTGATGCAATATTCCATCGGGACGGGCATCCAGAGGAGAAACCTCAGTGACCAGGAAAAAGCGCTCCTTGCGGAGATGGGCTGGGTGCTCAAGGATGACCCCACCTATTATGCGTCCGTGGACGGCGCTTCCATCACGGACCAGATTGACCTGGATTTCTTCACCTCCGTTCTCGTCAACCGGAACATGACCATTGATCCGGGTGACGGAGCCACCATTATCCTGCCTTCCCTGAGAGGGGACAAGGCGGAATACAACGTCACCATTACCGCAGGAAAATCCCTGACCGTCAACCTTTCCAACACGGCCATGGATTCCATCTGCGCGGGCGAGGTCATCGGCAATGACGCCAACTTCATCAAGACGGGAGGCAAAAACCTGATGCTGGCCGGCGGCTTTTCCACCACCGGCGCCCTGGACGTGCAGCAGGGGGGCCTGGTGCTTTCCGGCGCTTCCAACACCATCGGGGAACTGAAGATAAACGGTGGCGCTTTCGGCGTATCCCAGCTGGCCAAGGAAGAAGTCACGGCGGAGGTAGGAAAGCTGACGGGCACCAAAGGCTCCATCAACCTCCTGCATTCCACCCTTACCCTGACCGGAACGGACAATACCATTTACAGCGGCCTGCAACTGGTAGGCACCGGCACCATCGCCCTGGCGGAAGGAAAGTCCCTCACCTTTGACGGCAGCAACACCATCGGAGACGCCATCTACATTGACGGGTCCCGGAACGGAACCGTGCACATCACCCGGGGCACGCTTTCCTTCGCCAGCCAGGCCCGGATGGAAATAGCCGCGCTGGCCCTGGATTCCGGAACCTCCACCCTGAATGCGGGAGCCACGCAGAATATCGTCATCCACTCCATCACGGGAGACGGCATTCTGGCGGCCCAGGGAGGGAAAATCACCCTGGATACGGCAAATCCCCTGACCTGGAACGGAGCCCTCCAGGGCACGGGCACGCTCAGCAAGAAAGGAGACGGCAACCTGACGCTGGGCGGCGCAGGCAACGCGGGATTCCATCTGGACTCCTCCAGCGGCGCCATCATCCTGACAGCAGCATCCTCCGCTTACGGCGCCATGACGCTGAACGGCGGCGGCATTTCCATCTTCCATGCCTCCTCCACCACGCGCCTTAACGGGCAGGAGGGCACCCTGACGCTGAATGACGCCGCGCTGTCCATAAGCGGCACGGCCAGCCTCCTGGCGGAAAAAGCCTCCATCACCGGAACCGGCGTCCTGCAACTGAATGCGGATTCCGTGCTCACCGTCCGCAACGGCAACAAGCTGGACACGGACATCAGCATCAGCGGCTCCGGCCTGCTGGCTGTACAGGGCGGAACCTTCACCCTGTCCGGAGACGCCAGGTTTGACGGAGCGGCAGTCGCCGTGGGAACGGACTCCGCGGGCGCCGCGCTGGACCTGGGCTCCACGCGCAATTCCGTAGTAGGCGGCCTGCTGGGGAAAGGCTCCGTGGCCTTCAATAATGGGGTACTTGGCATCCATGCGGAGAAATCCTCCGTCTTCTCCGGCTCCTTCCAGGGGAACGGCACCATCAACAAGAGCGGGCAGGCGGGATGGACCTACACCGGAGCGGGGTCAAACACCCTGAACCTCAACATTACGGAAGGCGAAGTCTCCCTGGTCCGGGATTCCGCCAGCCCCATTCTGCTCAACTCCCTCACGGTAGGCTCCTCCGGCACGCTTACTCTTTCCATGGCCTCTGCCGGGGCCGCCCATAACACCACGCTTCTTCTCAACGGAGCAAGCCAGTTCATGAACGGCTCCACCGTCACGCTCGTGATCAATCCCCTGCTGGCGCAAAACAATACGCCCTTTATTTCCACGGAAGACGGGGCCACGCTGACCGTCCAGGGAGACCGCAACGGAACCACCCTCAACATTGAATCCAATGTCGCCGCGCCGGAAAGAACACTTGAACTGGTGCTCTTTGAAGGGGATCTGGTGGGCGCCGATCTCAATATCAACGCTTACGGCGCATTGGGGACCTATTATTCCGACCTGCATGCGGAAGAACGGAACGGACGGATCGTGCTGACCGGCACGCGCAAGGCGGACAATGCCCTGCTTGCCACGGCTGACACCTCCAATTCCGCCGCCGGGGCCGTCCTGCTCTGGAACTGTGACAAGATTGAAGACGGAACGGAGCTGGGCTATCTGAACCGCGCCGTTTCCGACGCCTGGAATGACGGGGACTACTCCAGAGCCAACCGCCTGCTGAGCGCTTCCGCGGGTACGGCCATTCCCGGCATCCTGGCCGCCCAGAGGTCCGGCCTGCGGAGGGAGATGACCTTTCTCCGCAACCGTGCGGAAACCATGGGGCTTAATCCCAGCAACCTCCCGGGGGACCTCCCCCAGGTGAACGGCTGGATTGAAGCCAACACGGGGAGGGATTCCCTGGACGGCTCCAACGAAGGCAACGGTTTCACGCTCAGTTCCTGGGGCGGCACGGCCGGCCTGGACGTCAACTGCACGGAGAATTTCACCCTGGGCGGCGCCTTTTCCGCCAACTACGGGGATTACTCCTCTGACGGGGCTGATTCCGCCTCCGGCAATTTGGATACCTATTACGTGAGCCTCTTCGGCCACTACCGCCACAAAAAATGGGGGCACTCCCTCATTCTTTCCGGCGGATGGTCGGATGCGGACATCACCCGCAGCGTACGCCATGACCTGGGGAGCTACCAGACCAGCTTCAGCACCACGGGCATGAGCTTCGGGGCCATGTACGAACTCACCTATGACCTGGCTCTCAACAAGCGCCGGACGGCCATTCTCCAGCCGGTCGCCAACGTCAGCATCATGCGTTCCTCCGTGGACGGCTTCAATGAAGCCGGCGCGGGCGGCGCGGGGCTCCGTGTGGATGACATGGACATCACCACCGGAAGCGTTGCCGCCGGTATGCGCCTGAAAGGCGTTCTGGGCACCAGCCTGACCGGGCGCGACATCATGGGTGAATTCCGCGTCCTCGTCTCCCAGGACTTTGGAGATGACAAGGCCCAGGCCAATGTGGCCTACCTCGCCAATCCTGGCCTCATCCAGACCATCAGGGGAGCCAGGCTCGGCCGCACCGGCGTTCAGCTGGGCGCAGGCCTCAACATCCCCTGCGCCGATTACGGCGCGGTTTATGTGGACGGCAACGCCGACCTCCGCTCCGGAGACACCTCCATTGGCGCTGCCCTCGGCTACCGCTATAATTTCTGA
- a CDS encoding cation:proton antiporter produces the protein MDHDFSLIFTFVGGLTAALLFGLIARKLHLSPLVGYLLAGVVVGPYSPGFVADSHTVEQFAELGVILLMFGVGLHFHLKDLIAVQRVAVPGAVVQISVATVLGVLVGWMFGWSTISGLVFGMAISVASTVVLTRVLEDNQNLHTPSGHVALGWLVVEDLFTILLLVLIPAVMEARQSGAGDLNGILEKLGWMFVKLTLLVGLTLLAGKKVIPFVLRYVARTGARDLFTLAVLVIALGVAVCSAKFFGASMVLGAFLAGMVVGQSDFCARAAAEAMLMRDAFAVLFFVSVGMMFDPMSVGDCWPLALATLGVVMIGKPLAAYVVVRCLRRPLPLALSVSVALAQVGEFSFILAGMGLMYNILPPDANQAIILAAVVSISLNPILYRQIGPVVKWMQKRGIGLTDMGGVNSMALPSPDARRVVLVGFGPTGRMLKRILNDNGVEVVIVEMNIDTVTAIREQGGDIVYGDASQREILRHAGIEYAESLILSASIPDAKEIVGVALELNPHIDVMIHTKYMRDVDVLKEAGASQVFSSESEVALSMAEYFLREGGADDEQIVSERQRIRAELDREVPGAPVAGR, from the coding sequence ATGGATCACGATTTTAGCCTCATTTTCACTTTTGTCGGCGGATTAACCGCCGCCCTCCTTTTCGGTCTTATTGCCAGAAAACTGCATTTGTCCCCGCTGGTGGGGTATCTGCTGGCCGGAGTGGTGGTGGGGCCGTACTCGCCGGGCTTTGTAGCGGACTCCCATACGGTGGAACAATTCGCGGAGCTGGGCGTTATTCTGCTGATGTTCGGGGTGGGGCTTCATTTCCATCTCAAGGATTTGATTGCCGTGCAGAGGGTGGCTGTGCCGGGGGCCGTGGTGCAGATATCCGTGGCTACCGTGCTGGGGGTGCTGGTGGGCTGGATGTTCGGATGGTCCACCATTTCCGGACTGGTGTTCGGCATGGCCATTTCCGTGGCAAGCACGGTGGTTCTTACCCGGGTGCTGGAGGATAATCAGAACCTTCACACGCCAAGCGGCCATGTGGCCCTGGGCTGGCTGGTGGTGGAAGACCTCTTTACCATTCTGCTGCTGGTGCTCATCCCCGCGGTGATGGAGGCGCGCCAGAGCGGCGCCGGGGACTTGAATGGCATTCTCGAGAAACTGGGGTGGATGTTTGTCAAACTGACCCTTCTGGTGGGCCTGACGCTGCTTGCCGGGAAAAAGGTTATTCCTTTCGTACTGCGTTATGTGGCGCGGACGGGAGCGCGGGACTTGTTCACGCTGGCTGTGCTGGTCATTGCGCTGGGCGTGGCGGTGTGCTCCGCGAAATTCTTCGGCGCCTCCATGGTGCTGGGCGCGTTTCTGGCGGGCATGGTCGTGGGCCAGTCTGACTTCTGCGCGCGTGCGGCGGCGGAGGCCATGTTGATGCGGGACGCCTTTGCCGTGCTCTTCTTCGTTTCCGTGGGGATGATGTTTGACCCCATGTCCGTGGGGGACTGCTGGCCGTTGGCCCTGGCGACGCTGGGGGTGGTCATGATCGGCAAGCCGCTGGCGGCCTATGTGGTGGTGCGGTGCCTGCGGCGCCCGCTGCCGCTGGCTCTGAGCGTATCCGTGGCTCTGGCGCAGGTGGGTGAATTCTCCTTCATCCTTGCCGGGATGGGGCTCATGTACAATATTTTGCCGCCGGACGCCAACCAGGCCATCATTCTGGCGGCCGTGGTTTCCATTTCCCTCAATCCCATTTTGTACCGCCAGATTGGCCCTGTGGTCAAGTGGATGCAAAAGCGCGGCATTGGCCTTACGGACATGGGCGGGGTGAACAGCATGGCCTTGCCCTCGCCGGACGCGCGGCGCGTGGTGCTGGTGGGGTTTGGCCCCACGGGGCGGATGCTTAAAAGGATATTGAATGACAACGGGGTGGAAGTCGTCATTGTGGAGATGAACATAGATACCGTTACCGCGATCAGGGAACAGGGCGGAGACATCGTTTACGGAGATGCCAGCCAGCGGGAAATCCTGCGCCATGCGGGCATTGAATATGCGGAAAGCCTGATTCTCTCCGCCTCCATTCCGGACGCCAAGGAGATCGTGGGAGTGGCCCTGGAGCTCAACCCACACATAGACGTGATGATCCACACCAAATACATGAGGGATGTGGACGTGCTGAAGGAGGCCGGAGCCTCCCAGGTTTTTTCCTCGGAATCGGAGGTGGCCCTGTCCATGGCGGAATACTTCCTGCGTGAGGGAGGAGCGGACGATGAACAGATCGTTTCCGAACGCCAGCGCATCCGGGCGGAACTGGACCGTGAAGTTCCCGGAGCTCCCGTTGCCGGGCGCTGA